One stretch of Streptomyces sp. NBC_00443 DNA includes these proteins:
- a CDS encoding carbohydrate ABC transporter permease, whose protein sequence is MTTRTLVSPATLARPRGRAVYWSVFTGTVLLFALAFLFPVYWMATSAMKSPDEVARTPPTVVPEQWHLSGYTDAWDLMQLPTHLWNTVVQAAGAWVFQLVFCTAAAYALSKLRPVFGKVVLGGILATLMVPAQALVVPKYLTVADLGLLNDPLAIWLPAVANAFNLYLLKRFFDQLPRDVLEAAEIDGAGKLRTLWSIVLPMSRPVLGVVSIFALVAVWQDFLWPLMVFSDTDKQPISVALVQLSQNIPLTVLIASMVIASIPMVAMFLVFQRHIIAGIGAGSSKG, encoded by the coding sequence ATGACCACCCGGACCCTCGTCTCCCCGGCGACCCTGGCCCGTCCGCGCGGCAGGGCCGTCTACTGGTCCGTCTTCACCGGCACCGTGCTGTTGTTCGCGCTGGCCTTCCTGTTCCCGGTCTACTGGATGGCGACGAGCGCGATGAAGTCACCGGACGAGGTGGCGCGCACGCCGCCCACCGTCGTCCCCGAGCAGTGGCACCTCAGCGGATACACGGACGCCTGGGACCTCATGCAGCTGCCGACCCATCTGTGGAACACGGTGGTCCAGGCCGCCGGTGCCTGGGTGTTCCAGCTGGTGTTCTGCACGGCCGCCGCCTATGCGCTGTCCAAGCTGCGGCCGGTCTTCGGCAAGGTGGTCCTCGGTGGCATCCTCGCCACGCTGATGGTCCCGGCCCAGGCCCTGGTCGTGCCGAAATACCTGACCGTGGCGGACCTCGGCCTGCTCAACGACCCCTTGGCCATCTGGCTGCCGGCCGTCGCCAACGCCTTCAACCTCTACCTGCTGAAGCGGTTCTTCGACCAGCTCCCGCGCGATGTCCTGGAGGCCGCGGAGATCGACGGCGCCGGGAAGCTGCGCACCCTGTGGTCCATCGTGCTGCCGATGTCCCGGCCGGTACTGGGCGTCGTCTCGATCTTCGCTCTGGTGGCCGTCTGGCAGGACTTCCTCTGGCCGCTGATGGTCTTCTCCGACACCGACAAGCAGCCGATCAGCGTCGCACTCGTCCAGCTGTCGCAGAACATCCCGCTGACCGTGCTCATCGCCTCCATGGTGATCGCCAGCATCCCCATGGTCGCCATGTTCCTGGTCTTCCAGCGGCACATCATCGCCGGGATCGGCGCGGGCAGCAGCAAGGGCTGA
- a CDS encoding carbohydrate ABC transporter permease — protein MTRTAQRRTVEKVAVRPMQAPPPAGDRRRRRLADQVRAYGFLLGGLVCFALFSWYPAIRAVVIAFQKYTPGSDPEWVGTANFTRVFADPEFAAAWRNTLTFTLLALLLGFAVPFVLALVLNELRHAKAFFRVVVYLPVMIPPVVSALLWKWFYDPGTGLANETLRFLHLPTSNWSNGADTALVSLVIVATWANLGGTVLIYLAALQSIPGELYEAAELDGASLLQRIRHVTIPQTRFVILMLMLLQIIATMQVFTEPFVITGGGPENATVTVLYLIYKYAFLYNDFGGACALSVLLLALLGAFSAVYLRLTRTEGEGA, from the coding sequence ATGACCAGGACGGCTCAGCGCCGGACCGTCGAGAAGGTCGCGGTCCGGCCGATGCAGGCGCCGCCCCCGGCAGGGGACCGGAGGCGCCGCCGCCTCGCCGATCAGGTGCGTGCGTACGGCTTCCTCCTCGGCGGCCTGGTCTGCTTCGCCCTGTTCTCCTGGTACCCGGCGATCCGGGCCGTCGTGATCGCCTTCCAGAAGTACACGCCGGGCAGCGACCCCGAGTGGGTCGGCACCGCCAACTTCACCCGCGTCTTCGCCGACCCGGAGTTCGCCGCGGCCTGGCGCAACACCCTCACCTTCACGCTGCTCGCCCTGCTGCTCGGCTTCGCGGTCCCCTTCGTACTCGCCCTGGTGCTCAACGAGTTGCGGCACGCCAAGGCGTTCTTCCGGGTCGTGGTCTATCTGCCGGTGATGATCCCGCCGGTGGTCAGCGCCCTGCTGTGGAAGTGGTTCTACGACCCCGGCACCGGCCTCGCCAACGAGACGCTGCGCTTCCTGCATCTGCCCACCTCGAACTGGTCCAACGGCGCCGACACCGCGCTCGTCTCCCTGGTGATCGTGGCCACCTGGGCCAACCTGGGCGGCACCGTGCTGATCTACCTGGCGGCGCTCCAGTCCATCCCGGGGGAGCTGTACGAGGCGGCCGAGCTCGACGGCGCGAGCCTGCTGCAGCGCATCCGCCACGTCACGATCCCGCAGACCCGCTTCGTCATCCTGATGCTGATGCTCCTTCAGATCATCGCCACGATGCAGGTCTTCACCGAACCGTTCGTGATCACGGGCGGCGGTCCCGAGAACGCCACGGTGACCGTCCTCTACCTGATCTACAAGTACGCCTTCCTCTACAACGACTTCGGCGGCGCCTGCGCGCTGAGCGTCCTGCTCCTCGCGCTCCTCGGCGCCTTCTCCGCCGTGTACCTGCGTCTGACGCGCACCGAAGGGGAGGGCGCATGA